Below is a window of Humulus lupulus chromosome 2, drHumLupu1.1, whole genome shotgun sequence DNA.
TGAGAATGAGATTTTCATAACTCAAAAAACAGACAACAAGGCATTAAAATGGTATAATTACTTAAACCACTGCAAGAACATgggtttcaatttttttttttttatgttaaaaaaaGTAGTTGGTGAGATTTTCAGATGGGTAATAGTGGtgagtttttatattttttattctattgtATTTGAGTGAGTGGTTGCAATGCAATGGTACCGGTCAGTGAGTCAGTAGTAAACGCTTCTGAAATAATAATGATATAACGAAATGGGTAAAGTGCCAAAGACAACAAGATAGGGTCCACACTACACTAGTTTTGGTTgtgtttaatattattatttatcaaCTGATAGCTGAGGATGATTATCAACCATGAGAACCATATGTGGATTTGCTTCTCTACGTGTCTGGTTTAGAATCACTTGCACTAGTTACCACCTAATAAGTCTCACTGCTATTTATTCTCTTATTATCATAATGTAATGGATTGCCAATAGTATTGGCTTTCATCTATAGGAATATGATGATGCATTTTTATTGGTACACATCAACATATATTATGCCTATTAATATCTTCTAACTATTATATATATGCCCATAATTATCTATACTCAAAATATATCATTTTGTAATTATTGGACTCAATTGCCCCTCCTATTAACATCCTTCTTTCCACCCTTCTCTCATTCCACCCTTCTCTCATTGGTGGTGGCGTGGAGCGGTGGTGTTCTGCCGCCTCGAGGAAGTGGTTGTGGTGGTGTCATCTTGGAAGAGAATGAGAGAGGGTGGAGAAAGTTTGAGAGATagttatagagagagagagaggatgttAATGGGAGGGGCAATTGGGTCCAATAATGACAAAATGGTATATTTTAGGGATAGATAGTTAAGGGGCATATATAAAAAATTTAGGGTATCAGCGTGCATAACATGTGATATTTCCCTTGCTTAAACCAAATCACTAGGGAAGGTCAACTCTGAAGATAAGAGTATAGGACAAGTTGCAATTAATACAAAGGAGATAAATCTACACAAATTTGTGGAATGAATGTAAAGAATGAAGAAAAAACAGGTTGAAGCATGATAAGTTCAACCTAATCAAGTTGAAGAATACCTGTACAATTCAAAtcccattcaaagaaaccccagAAAGATTATCATTATGACACTTTAGTCACAACATATGGGCTTCTGTTCTTTTTGCAGCTTTTCCCAAAGGCATAGGACTAGTCTTGGGCTTTGGTAATGAGCAAGAATATAGTTTGACTCACATCCAGCATTGAAAAACCTTTCATCATTGATGTAATGCATTTCTTTACCACTATTCCTGAATTGTTCAATCCATATGCCCATGGCAACATCTTCTAGTTTGAATAGCTGAGAACCATAATTAAAAGAAGAGAGGTATATAAGAGAAGATTTACAACCCAGATTAGTTTTTCTTTTGCTTCATTGTTTTTAAGGATCATCATCTGATTTAACATGATCAGAGTTTACCTGGAGGTTTCTTTCATGGTGCCCGCGAACAATGAACTTGGCAATGTCTCTAGAGATAACATAACCTGGACCATGCGCCCATGGTGGGTATAAAGCATGAGGCCATTCCTGCACAATACAGCACTCTTTCATTGCCAATGTCGATTTTCGAATGAAGCAAGTGTCATCCAATCAAAGAGTAGTATAGTATGATGTGCTTTACCTCATCGCTAATGAACCACTTATTGTCTCTGTCCCTTTGGGGTGATGATTCAAAGGATATACGACCATACAATAAACCATCAGATGCCTTTGTCTTAAGGCTGGATAGAACTTCATCAATCCTAATAAAAGCATCATCGTCTGTTTTCATAATATATTTAGCAGGGAGGATTTTTCCCTGCATATTTCCAATGAAAAGATGGTTCTTAAAACTGGTGTATTTTTGTTTATCTAGACAATCAAAATACCAAGGAGAAAATCTATAAAAGGGAAAAAAGTTCACATCATGAAAGCTGTGGCAGGTTTTGATATTCAAGTGTCAACATACCCCCATGATGCAAATTGCAATCGTTTTCAAACTGATCAGACTATAATAATCAACAAATGGCATCAGTTGGATATCTCCATAAGCTTGAGCTTCTCTCCACAGCTCATAATTTACTTGTTTGTTCTTGTGCTGCAGACATAAGACGATCAATCATTCAACACCTTTAAGTGAGCAAGCAACAGTCTAAAGTCAAGGGGTCAGAAAGCTTTTTGGTTTTTCCATTACATTATAGAGAATGAAatgttttgttaaaaaaaaaaaagagtagaaATACATTTATTCACTTACAAGGCCAATGAAAAATCGGACAGCTACTTCCCCAGAACGTACGGCATCATATTGCATCCAAGACCTCCTCAGTGCCATTCGACGCTCAAAGTTATTTCCAGTAGAAAAGACCCCAATCAACATTACAAGTCTTCTCTTTGGGATTGGTGGAGCTTTGAGGTGCTCAACATCAATAACTACATCATGATCTTCAGAAACAGGCAAGCCTTTGGCCAATGCAGACAAGAGATTTAAATCACCAGCCACTTTGACTTTACTAACCAACCATGGTTCTAGTTTCTGCATTTGTAGGAAAAAGACAATTAAAAAGAAGGAAAGATGGGAGTATTCATCTACCAAAATGAAATTAGCTAAAAGAAAAAATTTACTCCTCAAGAATAATGATAGCATATTGATATTAGAACACTCGTACCTTACCTCCCTATAAGCAAATGATGTTTCATGCCTTCCATTGACAGTCATGTGGAATCCCTCCATGCCTGCCCATAATGTGGAAGTGAAGGGAACCCCTTCTACAAATGGAAAACTGGCAGTTTCACGGTCTCTTCCCCTAGAAACATTGGTCAGCATGCCACTACTAGGATGACTCGCGTTCTGATTTTGTTCTGACGATCTTCGGAAAACTTGTTTATTGCAAAGAACAAGTCCATCAACTGTCAAATTTACAAAACTATGTAAGTTTATCAGGTCTAAGAACTTCGAACTGTAggtaaaaacaaaagaaaacaataACTTGATACCATTGAAAGGAGCAATAAGTCTAATACTAATTTAAAAATACTCCTAGTAGACTGCTCATTCATTAACTTTCTCATGTGACTGGTATGACTTGGAAACTCAACTAACCTTGCATATTAACTTTTCATACAAAAGTTCAAGTAAAAAGCTATTATAGAAGACAACAATGTCAATTCACTAGAAATAGTTGGTTTGCCTAGCCCAACTGCCTCGATGGAAAATAGGACGCTATATAGGGATACATTGTCAGATATATACCGTTTGAGCTGTCAGTTGACTTGTGAGATGGACATCTTTCCTCTTTGCCCCATCCAAGCTCCTTAGTCCATGTGTTTTGAACTATAAATGGCTCCTCAGTCATGTTATCTCCAGGCAAGCAAACATTATAATGCAAGATAATTGGAGCCTTGGGCTCCCCTGAAAGTTGAGAACCCAGAAGTTGTATATGAAAGCTCCGGTTAGGCCCATCGGGAATTCCAACCAATGAAATGGAAGAATCCTCAACAAGGCCACAAGGGAGCTCAAGAACCATTTCATTACCCAATGCTGTTTTCTGAAGTTCATCTACAGAGAAAGGACAATTTTTATCTTCAGACTTGTCCATGTGGCTTAACTGGGAGGCCTTCTCTTCTATTATAGAAACTAATTCTTTCCATGCTACAGATGCTTCTTTGATCCCTTGAGCAGTTTCAGGCAAAGCATCAGACCTGGCGAGTACAGAGCGCATGTGAGCCCACACAAGCAATGGACTTGAATCTCCTACTGATAAATTTTGAAAACCATAAAGCTCATTGAGTCCTTCAAGATTGACAACATGGGGCCTCTTAAATGGTGGTGTTGGCGGTCTCACTCTTATCTCAGGAAGGATTGGTAGATCAGTCTCCTCATAAGGATCATTTGGTGGATGGTTATTGAAGAAACCATAAGCCGAATCATGATTCGGTGCTGGACTTGCTGGTGGCTTAGTTGCAATGAGACTGTACCGGAAAACCAAGACCATAGCAAGAGCTACAATCATCAAGCCTCCAGACCACTTCTTCATTTTTGGTAAACTTCTTATGGAGTACCCCATATTGATGGTTATTCTGTGAACTTCACAAGTAATGAATTCGTGTACAGATGTGGTATAGTTCTTGGAATGTGCTCTTCTGTTTTCATCATAATTTTGCAGTTAAAATCAAAACAATGAAGTATCAAGGTCTCAAATTTTCATAGCAAAACACAAGTAACTTCAACCTGCTCCATctgttttgataaaaaaaaaaagaaagaaaaaaataacacATTTGAAGGTGGAGTACATGTAGAAAAGATTGAAATTTACTGGAGCTAGAATGTGTAAATAATACATTCTCCAGAAAATTAACAAGGAATGTCTAACAACAAGaattgagaagaaaaaaaataatatatatgaatCAAACTGAGAAAAATCAGCTGAACCCATTATTGCTAAACCTATTTcttacttcaaaaaaaaaaaactaaatcaataataaaagtaATGAACATCCGAACTTCTGAATCTTGAAAATAAGCTACTAGCAAGATATAACACCAATAAAAGAAATGTTTTTTTTCCCCTTTAAATCTGAAATGCATCATATATTACCTCAGAGTATGCTCCCATTAGCAAGAACTGAGATTCTAAGAATCAAAGTTAGAAAAAAGATCAAATCTTCAGAGCACAAGATCCAGAGAGAGTGAGCTCCAACTCGAGCTTGTAGAAGATGGAGGCAAGAGGGTGAGTAAAGTGATATGTGGCTTTCGAAACGGTGGCGTTTGGTGgatgttttgtttgttttaacATTGTCAACTCTTCCTACCTACGGTTTTTATCTTTAATATTTCAAACTTGGAGCGATTGTCGCAATTCAGACAGAGAAAGAGAATAGAAAAAGGGAGACTGGGGCTGCTATCCTCTGTTTCGAGGTGGCCACCATTAACTTATGGAAATGACCCGCCACCAATAGATAATGAACTGTAGAAACACTACCATGTTCTCCACCGCACAAGAGTTCTACCATGCCTATTAGAAAGAGTAACTAATGGTAATACCCTGGATTAACTAACTCTTAAGTTAGTTAAGTGTGTTAGTAATTAAGAGTTTATTATTGCCACAACTGCTGTAATTAATCTCCATAATTGTACATTTTCTCTGTTTTGCTCAATACGTGTTGTATGAGAAACGAGACCCTTGATTATATAGTAATTAATTCATTACAACAACAGCTATAATAATAGCAGCATTATTAGTTTTAGtactttgttttctttttatatgtttctgcaaaaataaataaataacaatgtCCCACATGAACATGTTAAAGGCGCCTTTCAGGTTATGCATCATAATCAAAttgtacaatatatatatatatatgggacaATAGCACCAATAAAAACACAAATCTGTGATGTTGGGTCATATCATAATTCCCAAATTCCTTTAATTTAgcataataataacacaaaaacCAGTTATTTTCCAACTTCAACATTTAAAGAGTTGCTTGGTAAAATGTTCTCAAGTTACTCAAAAAAAACTATAGCAAAAGCAAGCTTTCTGGATTGCAGCCTAACCATGAGCGAATCAAAAGCAGGAGGAGACCAAAAGCACCTGTCAGAAATGAAGTAGACAAAGTAACTAACAAAACTGCTAATTAGGATACAAAAGCAATTAAAGAACCACAAGAGATCATGCAGAGAAAGGAATTGTACTAACAGCCAGTCAAGTACTCGTCGAAGTTGAATCCTTTTTGGACCAGCTTCGAGTACAAACCAAGGCATTCACCATCTTTGAATTCAACCTACTTAAATATTCCTCCACAGGCCTTGGTTCAGTGTAAAATGCATCATATGAGGTAGCAAGAGACATTGGTATGGCCAAAATATCACGAGCCATCCTAGAAAGTATAGGGTATTGGATACTTGAGGTCTTCCACCAATCCAAGACAAGGAAATCATCACTCCAAGGCAAAACCGGTTGTTCCAAGTACCACTCCAGTTCTGATTTCATGTCACATTTCTGAGATTGGATGAACTGCTGGTATCTGTGCATCAAACTCGAAGAAGATGAACTAGCAGTCTTAGGGTACCTgctcacataatcatcaaacaagtTGCGAATGGTGTCTGAAAAAGTCTTAGTCTTTGAAATGCCATCATcagtactaccactactactagccCAAACTTGTGAACAAGTAAACTCTACATACTTCATTTTAAACCGAGGGTCCAGCACTGCAGCTATTGCCAGGACCAAGAACATGTCTTTAAAATACTTGTCAAGTTGCTCCAACATTCCCTTAGCTATAGTTCCTTCAAAACTCTCGGGTTTTATGGAAATTGGAGCCAGAATTGCCCGGATCTCGTTGAGAAGATAAAGAAAATGATTAGCAGTGACATGTTCTTTTTGGAATATCCCATCCGCCACTTTGTAGATGCTTTCCACAATGTTGCATACTTGCTCAATCCGATTCCATTCCTCAGCAGCTGGTACATCATAATTGCTCGTTACATTTTCAGAAGAGAACTCCCCCATAGACCATAACTCAATAGTATTTTTCAGATTAAAGCTTGTGAGGTACCACAAAGGTTCCTTCTTTGGATTATAAAGGCTATGCACCTTGTCTATAATGTCTTTCACTTCTTTAAATGCATACTGAACCATTAAGCTAATACAGTCACCACAACAATAAACTCGGAACAGGTCACCATTCAATGAGAGTTTCTTCTTTTCTAGACCATGTTCTTTGATGTAATCAAATGTATCAGCATCATAAAAAGAGCTCATTGTAACTGTGGATATCTTGTTCTTTATGCCCCAATCTTCCAATGACTCCACAATGGCTTCCCAAGGCGAAACATAACTTGGTTTCTCAAGAGAACAGAACTTGATTACCCAATTCTTCAAACTCCAACTTTCATCAATGAAATGTAATGAAACGCGCACAAAGCTTGTCCTCCATCCCATTACGTCAACAGAAACACTAATCTCCCCATCAAAACTCCCCAACTTTTCCATAATTTTCACCTTCTCTTTCAGAAAACTTGCCACACACTTGGCCTCAACGCTAGTGTAGTCAAGCTGAAATTGAGGATTAAGCGACTTCATGAACCCTATAAAAGAATCACTCGAGACACTACGAGGATCAACTTCTGTAGTGCATACAAAGTTGGCAACAGAAGATACCGCTTTCATGGCATCAAATTCATGACATTCATCCTCATCAGAGTATATATCATCACTGTTATCCTCACTTTCAGAATCAACCTCGTTCTGCCTCATTTCAGGATCAATAGCTTTATCTCTTTCACCATTATCCGACAtatctaacacccaaaaacaaagaatgaaatacatatatatatatatataaatgagcaCTAAAACAAACAGAAAACTCATCTAATATTCATTCATTCCATTTCTTACGTGCAAATATTTACTCATTTTTGTAATAATAGAAACTGTGTTTTTAAACATTACATGTTTGAAGCctttgttttgataaattattttttagatctgtgttttgtaaaataatttaaataggtCCCTAATGAACAAAAATTAAACATAACAATAtagttctgagttgttagtttgatgaattatttgtgattttagttaaaaaaaaccgATCAAAATCGGgcttaggggtctatttgaactattttagaaaacatatgatccaaaaagtaatttgtcaaaattaaGGTTTAAAAATGTATTAAccttaaaaaaaatttaactttTGAAAACAAAAGCTTGGGAATTTTTTAGCAACCAATCACAAAAACTTGGTgaaaaccttgatttaaaatgtgAGCTTTATACATACATGACAAAGATAGAAAACTAAACTAATCTTCACTCACTCCATTGCTTATGTGCAAAAGtttacaaacaaacaaacaacaaATCCCATCTAATCTTCATTAAATATGGGATTTTTTTAAGCAACCAAACAAACAAATGGAAAACTCATCCAATCTTCATTCACTCCATTACTTATGTGCGAAAGGTTACTGATTTTGTAAAAGGATATTAGCATTTCCCTTTTGTAAAAGAAAATTCGGAAAAATAGagattaaaactaaaataaaataaaaacctttaaagatgggaaatttttttaacaaacaaaaaaatagaaagcTCGTGTAATCTTCATTCACTCCAATGCACATGTGCAAATGTTTACTCCTTTTGTAAAAAGATTTTAACTTTCCATTTTGAAAAGGAAAACTTTAGATAATGGGAGATGATTACTGTTATTAAAACGGGGAATTGAGCAAAAGGCAAGtgtgaaaagaaaaagaaagaaaggagaaaaaaaaacacaacgaAAGCTAAACCCTTTCAACCCTTTCCTAAGAAAGTTCTACTGTTTTTTtccttgcatttgaggttgcctCTAGAGCAAGAAAAGTTGGAagatggaaaaaaaaaactatttttatgAAACATATAGGAAGAAAAACGAAGAGAACAAATACAATCataatatatatgtaaataaataaaacacGTGAAGCATATAGAAGATATTAGTGAAGGAGTAGAGAGAAACCTGTTTAGGGAGAATTGAGAATGCGAAGAGACAAAGCAAGGAGATGAGGAAGAGGAGTGATGGGATGGGATGGAAATATGGAATAGAAGATGAATAGGCTACTTCTTTTGCTGCGCTATTAAGCGGGAAACCAAGTATGAGAATATTACTGTCCACGTGGATGCTAATGACCATTGTACCAACTATTTTGGAGCACTGCTACAATACCATGTGCCCAGGTAGTGTCTTCACTTTTTAAATAGTAGAAAAATGTTTGTTTTACCATgattgtttttaaattttcattttttataatttttctatttatttaggAAAGTATTTAACTTTA
It encodes the following:
- the LOC133819600 gene encoding hydroxyproline O-galactosyltransferase GALT3: MGYSIRSLPKMKKWSGGLMIVALAMVLVFRYSLIATKPPASPAPNHDSAYGFFNNHPPNDPYEETDLPILPEIRVRPPTPPFKRPHVVNLEGLNELYGFQNLSVGDSSPLLVWAHMRSVLARSDALPETAQGIKEASVAWKELVSIIEEKASQLSHMDKSEDKNCPFSVDELQKTALGNEMVLELPCGLVEDSSISLVGIPDGPNRSFHIQLLGSQLSGEPKAPIILHYNVCLPGDNMTEEPFIVQNTWTKELGWGKEERCPSHKSTDSSNVDGLVLCNKQVFRRSSEQNQNASHPSSGMLTNVSRGRDRETASFPFVEGVPFTSTLWAGMEGFHMTVNGRHETSFAYREKLEPWLVSKVKVAGDLNLLSALAKGLPVSEDHDVVIDVEHLKAPPIPKRRLVMLIGVFSTGNNFERRMALRRSWMQYDAVRSGEVAVRFFIGLHKNKQVNYELWREAQAYGDIQLMPFVDYYSLISLKTIAICIMGGKILPAKYIMKTDDDAFIRIDEVLSSLKTKASDGLLYGRISFESSPQRDRDNKWFISDEEWPHALYPPWAHGPGYVISRDIAKFIVRGHHERNLQLFKLEDVAMGIWIEQFRNSGKEMHYINDERFFNAGCESNYILAHYQSPRLVLCLWEKLQKEQKPICCD
- the LOC133815610 gene encoding zinc finger BED domain-containing protein RICESLEEPER 2-like; protein product: MSDNGERDKAIDPEMRQNEVDSESEDNSDDIYSDEDECHEFDAMKAVSSVANFVCTTEVDPRSVSSDSFIGFMKSLNPQFQLDYTSVEAKCVASFLKEKVKIMEKLGSFDGEISVSVDVMGWRTSFVRVSLHFIDESWSLKNWVIKFCSLEKPSYVSPWEAIVESLEDWGIKNKISTVTMSSFYDADTFDYIKEHGLEKKKLSLNGDLFRVYCCGDCISLMVQYAFKEVKDIIDKVHSLYNPKKEPLWYLTSFNLKNTIELWSMGEFSSENVTSNYDVPAAEEWNRIEQVCNIVESIYKVADGIFQKEHVTANHFLYLLNEIRAILAPISIKPESFEGTIAKGMLEQLDKYFKDMFLVLAIAAVLDPRFKMKYVEFTCSQVWASSSGSTDDGISKTKTFSDTIRNLFDDYVSRYPKTASSSSSSLMHRYQQFIQSQKCDMKSELEWYLEQPVLPWSDDFLVLDWWKTSSIQYPILSRMARDILAIPMSLATSYDAFYTEPRPVEEYLSRLNSKMVNALVCTRSWSKKDSTSTST